Proteins from one Dama dama isolate Ldn47 chromosome 12, ASM3311817v1, whole genome shotgun sequence genomic window:
- the SLC7A8 gene encoding large neutral amino acids transporter small subunit 2 isoform X2, whose amino-acid sequence MGQLLQCAVGHPGSRHLHSWEAPGPGPDHHHGDCTDLQRNLPRAIFISIPLVTFVYVFANVAYVTAMSPQELLASNAVAVTFGEKLLGVMAWIMPISVALSTFGGVNGSLFTSSRLFFAGAREGHLPSVLAMIHVKRCTPIPALLFTCISTLLMLVTSDIYTLINYVGFINYLFYGVTVAGQIVLRWKKPDINRPIKVNLLFPIIYLLFWAFLLVFSLWSEPVVCGIGLAIMLTGVPVYFLGVSWQHKPRCFNKFIELLTLVSQKMCVVVYPKGDKDPKMEERSQDMEQQQPICQPPASKDKDAEP is encoded by the exons ATGGGTCAACTGCTTCAGTGTGCGGTGGGCCACCCGGGTTCAAGACATCTTCACAGCTGGGAAgctcctggccctggccctgatcATCATCATGGGGATTGTACAGATCTGCAAAG GAACCTTCCCAGAGCCATCTTCATCTCCATCCCACTGGTCACATTTGTGTATGTCTTTGCCAATGTGGCTTACGTCACTGCGATGTCCCCCCAGGAGCTGCTGGCATCAAATGCAGTCGCTGTG ACTTTTGGAGAGAAACTCCTGGGAGTCATGGCCTGGATCATGCCCATTTCTGTCGCCCTGTCTACATTTGGAGGAGTCAATGGGTCCCTCTTCACCTCCTCCCG GCTGTTCTTTGCTGGAGCCAGGGAGGGCCACCTTCCCAGCGTGTTGGCCATGATCCACGTGAAGCGCTGCACCCCCATCCCAGCCTTGCTCTTCACA TGCATCTCCACCCTGCTGATGCTTGTCACCAGCGACATATACACGCTCATCAACTATGTGGGCTTCATCAACTACCTCTTCTATGGCGTCACGGTTGCTGGACAGATAGTTCTTCGCTGGAAGAAGCCGGACATCAACCGCCCCATTAAG GTCAACCTGCTGTTCCCCATCATCTACTTGCTGTTCTGGGCCTTCCTGCTGGTCTTCAGCCTGTGGTCAGAGCCCGTGGTGTGTGGCATCGGCCTGGCCATCATGCTGACAGGGGTGCCGGTCTACTTCCTGGGTGTTTCTTGGCAGCACAAGCCCAGGTGTTTCAATAAGTTCATTG AGTTGCTGACCCTGGTGAGTCAGAAGATGTGTGTAGTTGTGTACCCCAAGGGCGATAAGGATCCGAAGATGGAGGAAAggagccaggacatggaacagcagcAGCCCATCTGCCAGCCCCCTGCCTCCAAGGACAAGGACGCAGAGCCCTGA